The DNA segment CCGAAGGGGACCGGCACCGGATCCCGAGGCACCGGGGCGTGACCAAGAGGCTTGCGACGGTAGCTGAGGTATTGGCTCTCACGCTGGGCGTCTAGAAGCGCTGTCATCTTGTCCGCATACATCTCCGGCCGCAGGCacgcatcggcgccgcccgTCTCCTTACCCTTCACGCCGTGCCGCATGTTCGGGTCCACTGGGGCGTCCTTGGCGAGGCCCCaatggcgccgctgctcaccgACGTCGCAGCCGCGGTGGTGAAAAGAGCGGATGTGGTCCGGCGTTATGATGCCGTTGGGGTTGTAGCTGgagagcagctccgccgtcgTGGCCTCCGTCCAGTCTCCATGGACACCAGCTgggcgcagctgtggcgcaACGCGATTCAGCCGCGCCTGCGAGTTGGCGTAGGTAGACATGGCGAGTGTTGTGAGACGGAGAAATTGGGAACAGGGCGATACAGGTCGCGAGGCGAGTGCCCGCGACGGTCTCTGCAGCTATGAGGTGAGTCGCTGTGTGGAGCGGGGCAGCaaaggagaggaaaaaaagcGGCAGGGGTGCAGTTACACACGCAGCGGGTGCCACATAAACACGCGGGAACAGGGAGCTATGCTGAGGACGGCAGTGCACGTCCTGTGGGTAAGAGTGTGCAAGAGTGTAATCGCCTCGTAGGAgacaagagggagaggtaaAGGTGGATTTTTTAGCTGCTCCATAACACACACTGAAGACTGGAGGGGCGAGGGAGTGGTGAATACGGCATCGCTGACGTGGCGGTCATGGAGGAGTTCCTTCCCTTCGCCGGTCTCCGATTACCAGCCTCTGGACCGGCCAccctgctctccctctcgcttcCTCCTTGAAAGGCGAATGCGCTGGTCCGAGGAAGAGTGCGTCTGCCGCTTTTTGAGCACCCGCCTGCAAGAAACGCTGCTGCCCCTCTGCTGGAGAGAGTTCAAGGTGAAACACTGACGGGCAGTAATCGAGGCGGATGTTGCATTCGGAAAGCAGCTGTAGCGGCCACTAGCTACGGAGAGGAGGCCACAGAAAAAAAGCGAGCGAGCAGATaagcacatacacagacCCATACTCACATATAAACATAAGCATACACAAGCAAGTAGCgagcggagaggaagagagagacagtcATAGATAGAGAGCACTGAAGAGAAACAAGCAAAAcgcaaaaagaaagaaatCAGAACCgcaacgaaaagaagcgGTGCCGTAGGCGGAGATGCACATCTGTGCGCATGCCGCAcatcctccccctcccccttccccgctGAGGAGCACGAGCGCCTCCGGAATCGCCATCTGCGTTGCGATGGATCCAGCCTTCTTTCAGGTGTGCATTGATTCCCGGCACCTGCGCAGAGCACATCAAACAAGACGCCTGGGGACCCTGGCGGTCGAGCCACTCTATCGAAGTGCACGCTGTccaggggtggggagggggagggtgtaCTTCTCCAGTGTACGGGAAGAGACAAACGGGGATAGGAAAGgacggcaaaaaaaaggaaaaggacaAGGAGAAAGATCGACCGTCGGTGTGCTGCGCAAGTCTACGCGTGGCGCCTCTTCAATGCGCTTTCCCCCTCTTGAACCGACAGGAGCCTTCCCCTCCTACCCCTTGTTCCGCCTTCAGCGCCAACCTTCGCTAGCCACCTTGCGCCGGGTGCGGCACAGCTGCGGGCACGCCACTGTCGCCATGCCCCTCGCCGGCCTCTCCTTCGTGTGCCTCGACTGATGGATTACGACGAATATTTCGGCGCCGCACCTGACCCAGCCCGAACAAGTCTTCATGGCCCGCATCCCCGtacatgcagcgcagcggcccTGTTACACGGAACAGTCGCTCCGCTGACCGCAGCAGGTCCACAAGCTCGAGGTATATGGTGTGCTCAAGCCGCAGGTCGCCATACTCTCGAGCCATCTCCATGCACCGCACCATGTTCTGCAGGGCGGCCGGGTTGGCCATGTTAGAGTAGAGCAGGGTGCTCGTTTGATTTGTCAGCACGgaacgcagcagccgaccAAGGGCCAAGACAAACGTGGTGTAGAGGGCTACGATGCCGATGCCTTTCAGCAAAGAGATGCCCATGACCACCGTGCCGGAGATGATGACCATGTACATGGGCAcctgcttcgccgccacgcggCTATTCATTTGTGCGGCGAGTGACGCCCGCacggtgcggctgccactACCGCCGGTGGCGTCTTCGTAGTTGAAGTCGTCACACCCCTCACCTGTCGTCAGACACCGCCACTcggccgcgctgctcgagTTCTCAGACGGGATGTTGCCCTCTGGGAAGAGTGGTGCGCAGTGCAGGCACCAGTAGCGCACCAGTGAGTTGAGAGCGACATCCGTGTTGTGGTTCAGCTCGAGCGTGCAGTTGTGCTGGTTGCGGTGGGGGAAGCGCAGGCTCGTCGGAAGTCCGTCGATCCGACTGGCGCGGTTGAAGACAAATGGGCTGTAGAAGAAGggcagagaagcagagcCGACcacgatgctgctgctgctgctgctactgctaCTGCTGTTCTCAGAGTCCTCCACTGCTGCCCCTCTGGTGCCGCTGGTTTCTCGCTCCAGGATGGCGACCAGGTCCTGCGCGGTGTCCCAGGGAATCGGCCAGCGGTtcaccagcgacgccgccgcagcagcgtccgTGCTGCTCACGCTGCGAGAAACCTCCAGCGTCTGCAGCATGTATGCGCTGGACGCGTTTGACGCTACCGCGCGGAGGCCGGCCAGTACCTGGCGCACGGCCTGCGGGCTGGCCATCCATAAGCTGCTACTGCATGACGTGAACTCCATCAGCTGCACAGTCTTCCCCTCGGCCATGAAGCCATACGAGCCTAGCGTGGGGCGGGTCCGTTCAATCCACGTCCACCATCCCTCTGGCGTCGTGACGTTGTCGCGCACCGTGGTTGCAAAGAAGTCGTAGGCGCCAAAGAAGGAGAGCTGAAAATTGAGCTGCGTGGCGCTGTTTGCCACGGTGGACGGGTTGTAGGTGGAGTAGTAGAGCAGAGGCCCCAACAGGGCCAACAGGACAAGGGCGAGGCGGCTCACACCAAATGCCCACTTggagagcggcgccaccgcgtcaCCAAGCTTTTCGTTGTTGCGGTGCTTTTCCAGGTAGCGATCCCGGCACTGGTATACGTACACGTAGATGTCCTCCACGGTCAGGTACTCCTGCAGACTCAGCGACGTCCGCAACACTGTCCAGTCCACCAGCGTACGCAGCTCCCAGAGAAATGGAAGCGAGCGATAAACCGTGAAGCTGTAGCTGAGGAGGCTGCCTAAGTGGGTCGTGAagatgtggcggcggcggtgcactgGGAAGCCGCGGCACACTTGCGTCACCGAGAGCACAAGAGCCACAACTTTGAGGGCGAAGTACACGTTTCCGGTGGCGTGCTCCGACACCGTCACCGCGTtccgccaccaccagtaAAAAAGGGTGTACGAGatggcgcacacgccgttGGCGATCGCCTTCAGACGCATGGAGCGCTGCACGTACAGCATGCGGTCCATGACAAGCTGCAGTACGCTCACGCATATCAGCAACGCCATCGGACCAGGGAGCAGGTTGTTCTGCACGTTGTCCTGCAGCGTTCCATTGTTGTTGCCGGCGATGCGACTGTAGtagacggcgacgatgagcagcgccagcgagtCGACGGAGGTGTAGGAGATGTACCAGTCCTCGCCAACACCCGGCACAGTGAGGAGGTTTTGGGAATAGTCGGCCACCAAGGCGCGAAAGGCGCTGATGATGCTAGTGCCATGCGAAATCGGTGTCAAGAGGAGAAAAGATGCTGAAGGTGAAactgtcgtcgctgctgtgaCGCTGGTGGACAGCGACGCGCCTCcagccgacgacgccgggcCTTCTAGCATGGCCGTCACGTCGGATCTGTCGCGCTCCATGCTTTGCTGCTGATCCCGCTCTACATGAACGCCGTGAATGATGCACACACGATCGTGTAGCACGATCACCCCTATCGTCACCAGATCCATCCAAAGCGTGCCGTAGCGAAGGGGGCCGCGCGAGTAAGGCACATTGGCCCACACCTGATTGCTgttactgctgctgcgatcCTGTCCCTTTAACGGCAGCAGTATCCAAGAGAGTGCGGTGATGAGGGAAGAGTTCGTGTTGCCGAAAATTGTCCACATCGAGGCCGCCTCCTTCAGTAGCACCCCCGCCCCGACATACACCCCAAGCGCCTTGTACACCAAgcgtggggggtgggggtggtaGGCAAGGGCCACCTGCACCACGTAGCACAGCCCAATGAGCTCCCATAAGCAGCCAGTGAGGAGTGAGTTCACGACTGAGCAGCCAAGCAGGGCGAAAGGggtgtgccgcagcaccacttgcaccgcggcgcgcaggGCGTACTGGCTGAGTAGCCAAAGTGTCGACGTGGAGGAgtcagcggcgacagcggagAGGCGATACTCGGAGGGGTGGTAGGTGCACGCTGCCAGCTTGTCGCATATCCGTCGTAACCACcgcgcacaccgctgccgccagcaccgcgacAGGGGTGGCTGCGCCTGGTCGGACGACAGTGTCGGGGCATTGCTCCTACCGTCTGCGGCGGGAAACGTCAGGAGAGGCCTCGGCAGCTCTCCTGCGTCGTCCAGCACCTCgttcacctcctccgcctccagcactgGCGTCAtagacggcggcgacggcatcgaCACCCTCACTCTCTCAGCATCACTGTCGTGTTCGTCACCGTCCTCCTCGACGTAATCGGGGCTTCTCCGTGAGCATACCTGACAGGTAAAAACCACGTCATCaccggcgcgcagcgcatcgaggTACGAACATACTTCCCGGTCCACACGCACCACCTTCTCGGTTGCATTCGCCATgtgcgacagcagctgccgctgcagggcGGCATGCCGCGTCTCACTTAGCAGTCGCTCCTCGCCCTGCTGACGCAGCAGTGCCGTGCCGGACTGTGGGCAGTTGTACACGCAACTTTGCAGCCACAGACACAAGAAAAGCATGACGTGCCGGTGGGAGAAAACGAGCGCATTTCCGTCCACGTGTGAGGCATCCACGGACCACCCAATCAGCAGCCCCATCCAGAGCGGCAGCTTTGGTATGGCGTCGCGCACGCAAGGGCAGGCAGCGACCAAGGCGATAAGCGGAAGTAGGGCGTAGAGGGCGACGGTCagacgccaccaccgccaaaAGCTCCAGTGCAAACGCGGGTGTCGCGCCGCCAAGCACAGGCCAgcgagaagcagcgctgcacgtAGCACACAGGGAGGCGACGCCGTGGCAgagccgacggcgacggagcCACATGCAACCAGCGGCACCCGGCGCGCTACGCTCACAACGACACCGCCTTTGCTTGGCGGAGCTGGGCCTGTCGAGAGGGGCGACGTGTCAGCCCCCTCGGCGGCTTCTTCGTCGCAGTGAAACACGCCAGCGACGTCCCTGAAAAAGTAACGTATTTCGTCAGGCGGCATCTCAGACAGCGACGCGGAAATGTCTTCGCGgttctcgcgcagctgccgggAATGGCGCCGCAACCAGTCCAGGAAGCTCGGGCTGTGGCTATGGCGAAGGAGATGTTCGCTTTCTTTGTCACGTGGCGCCCCGCTGCTGACTCGGAgcaccgcgcacgccgcggcggcagcgcagcacacgctctgcagctccgccatcATCTTGTCTTCGTTAGTGGAGCCGCCAAACAAATACGGGTACGTGGCAAGGGCACTCCACCAAGGGAATACTGTATGTAGCCAGTGCAGCAAGTAGGCCAGCGCCATCAGAACAGCAGTGGCCGACCCGCACGCACCGAAGagccagcgtcgccgctgcagcacgccgcagCTTCGCACTTCCGCCGAGATCCACACCACCGTGATCAGCACACCAACCCCCCAGCCCAGGGCGATTTTTTGGGTGAGGTACAGCAGTACCCAGAGCAACAGCACGTAGAGGTGCGTCGCGCatgtgcgctgcagccggcacCACATCCTTCCCCGTCCCGAACAAGTGGCCACCGTGTTGCGCTCTCTCCACCGAGCCAGCAACgcgcactgcagctgcaggaatTGAGCGGCACCAACCAACAacggagctgcagcaacgaCCAACGTAGATGGAAGGTTCGCGGCGGAGCCCATCGCAGACGAGGGCTTCCAAAGGCCGAGAAGCTGTGCCGCAGATACGCCAAGCCGCGTCTGCGCATCGAGCCAGCCGGGCGAGAACCACAGCTGGTATACACACTGCAGTGCAGCGTGCACGGCAGCCACGCCAAAGGTCCAGCAAGGGAAGACTCCGAGTCCCGGGCCAACCAAGTAGAGCGCCGCCAGAATGCTCGGCCGCTGCAAGGCAGTGTGGACCATGCCGGCGAGAATAGCTATGGAGAGCACATTGGAAAGCACCTTCGGCCACCACACAAGTGCCCGCCAAAACCAGGGCGTCGACGCCTCCGGTATACCGGTGGCGGGCGCTGCAGCCAGCGAGGATGGCAGCGAGCTCGGTAGTGGATGTGGCCTCGCGGTGGCCGTCGCGAGCACAATGATTAGCCACCAAGGAATGGAGAGCGGTGTGAGCCACATGGCGGAGTCGGCGGGGAGGCCGATGTCCTGCGCGCAGCGCCCCTCCGATCCTGGCGGGCATCCGAGTGTGCGCAGGAGTTGCCAgagccgcggctgcacagGCTCGAACTCCGCTGTCAGCATGCACATGAGCACCACCCCGCAGTAGCCCACAACGAAGAAGCGACGCCACACATACGCGAGTCTGTGCAaccgcaggtgctgcaggagggcCACAGTAAAGAGAAGAAGGATAAGCCCCGTGACGCTTGCactcctcggcagcagcagggcgaTCCACGCGAGTGCCACGACGCCAGCGACCTGGTGCACCGTGCGGATGAAGCGTGCCCAGCTACAGCGGAACGCGAGGCACTGCGCGATGTGTGTCCAGTTGGTGAGCCACTTTGGCGTGTACCGGCTGCACCACATGAGCACAAGCTGGGCGCAGAGGTACGGCGCACAGTCTTCCCACGTAAGGGAGGTGAGGCCCACGTAGTTGCAAAGAGTGGCCTTGAGGAAAGACGGCTGCGTTCCCGTGGGAACgagctgacgctgctgctgctgctgtcgctgcttttcgtcgccggcggcaaAGACGCCATAGCAAAGCTGCACACCGACAACAAcggccacacacaccggcgGCACCGAGCGCACCCGTCGGTATAGCATGGCGTTGCCGCCGATCACGCTGACGCAGAGTGACACCACCAGACACGTGGCATGGAGAAGGTCCATGGAgacgccgctggtgccgaGAACAAACATACAGAAGATGACAGCGTAGGTGTAGAAGGGGCCACTGACGAGGAGCTGGGCCACTTCCTCCACCGTGAGGCCCCCTCGCGAAGCGacaggcgaggaggcgcctGACTgttgcgcggcagctgcgcagatGGCGTTGAGCTCGATGGTGCGCGGCGAGCGTCCCACGGCGACTTGAAACAAATAACGCATCTGTTTTCggtctgccgcggcgtcgctcagCTGTGCACGCAGCCACGTAACCTGTACAGAGTCTGTGAAATGCGCGTTGGCTTCGGTAGAAAACCCCACGCGGTTTACAAGCGACgaccgcgacggcgcagcgggctcCGCACCCTCGTGAGCGCtgttgccgccaccgccggtgccgtcCACACCTGCGATACTCACGTATACTCCAAAAAGGAGAGCGATGAGATGCTCCGCGACAACTTGCGCACCGACAGCACGACCATCGTCCGGGTATGCGGGCCTTGCTGGTGACCACTGCCCCCatgccgcggtgcgcggaTTGCCCGCCAACGCTTGAAACACATACTGTACGAGAAtcgtgcagcacagcacggCCAGTGCACAAGCGATGGCGATACGGTGCGGCGAAGGTGGTGCCATCGGACTCTGTACCaggccgccagcgcagcagcagaggtggaGCAGCCACACTGCCGTCGAGACGAGACTGGGGTAGTAGACAGCGTACGCGAGGAGAGCCGTGATACAAGCAATGGCAACCACCTGTGGTGCTCGTCGGTGACGATTGGGCAACCTTTCGCCACGTGCGGACGTCGATGGCGAAAAAGCGTCGGGCACCGGCGTGACCAGCACCGGCTGATCCCTCGCAGCGAGCAGGCGAGTGGCCTCTCCGCTAGctggcaccgccgcatcggcgccacTATCAGGTAAGGCGCTCTCTGACGATTCCGTGCCGTGGCACATGAATGCTGCGCCGAGGAAGACGCCTGCCATGCCCACCATCTGCATCGCGTAGCGAAGACCTGCAACAGTGTCCAAGGCGGCGGGGCCCATGCCGAGCAGCCTGCACCAGTCACCGTGCGCATTcgtgaaaaagaaaaaggccCCGTTCTGggttacacacacac comes from the Leishmania infantum JPCM5 genome chromosome 36 genome and includes:
- a CDS encoding hypothetical transmembrane protein; this encodes MSSSHEFITMDGGPAPISRRRVATLHVLFFALATISAVSLRAPMWLIGGLVYCSKHRSALIGQHLFPLRLWQVLLASLVASTVCSLVANLVTTLQYNTAWVQKAVWRTLYPLWALLGVQQWDAADYVNTIVWPLATAVVLGAYLSILKRTLAGRVLSRNDATRTVQDRPVPSSFLPRWAGAALAAHRPAAGPLLSLFSWAAAWTAEPSLVGLCLEGFTFVFAAAFLYVEHRIRKPPGRAVQSGKGAQRHIPHAFGTAVAVVLVCVCVTQNGAFFFFTNAHGDWCRLLGMGPAALDTVAGLRYAMQMVGMAGVFLGAAFMCHGTESSESALPDSGADAAVPASGEATRLLAARDQPVLVTPVPDAFSPSTSARGERLPNRHRRAPQVVAIACITALLAYAVYYPSLVSTAVWLLHLCCCAGGLVQSPMAPPSPHRIAIACALAVLCCTILVQYVFQALAGNPRTAAWGQWSPARPAYPDDGRAVGAQVVAEHLIALLFGVYVSIAGVDGTGGGGNSAHEGAEPAAPSRSSLVNRVGFSTEANAHFTDSVQVTWLRAQLSDAAADRKQMRYLFQVAVGRSPRTIELNAICAAAAQQSGASSPVASRGGLTVEEVAQLLVSGPFYTYAVIFCMFVLGTSGVSMDLLHATCLVVSLCVSVIGGNAMLYRRVRSVPPVCVAVVVGVQLCYGVFAAGDEKQRQQQQQRQLVPTGTQPSFLKATLCNYVGLTSLTWEDCAPYLCAQLVLMWCSRYTPKWLTNWTHIAQCLAFRCSWARFIRTVHQVAGVVALAWIALLLPRSASVTGLILLLFTVALLQHLRLHRLAYVWRRFFVVGYCGVVLMCMLTAEFEPVQPRLWQLLRTLGCPPGSEGRCAQDIGLPADSAMWLTPLSIPWWLIIVLATATARPHPLPSSLPSSLAAAPATGIPEASTPWFWRALVWWPKVLSNVLSIAILAGMVHTALQRPSILAALYLVGPGLGVFPCWTFGVAAVHAALQCVYQLWFSPGWLDAQTRLGVSAAQLLGLWKPSSAMGSAANLPSTLVVAAAPLLVGAAQFLQLQCALLARWRERNTVATCSGRGRMWCRLQRTCATHLYVLLLWVLLYLTQKIALGWGVGVLITVVWISAEVRSCGVLQRRRWLFGACGSATAVLMALAYLLHWLHTVFPWWSALATYPYLFGGSTNEDKMMAELQSVCCAAAAACAVLRVSSGAPRDKESEHLLRHSHSPSFLDWLRRHSRQLRENREDISASLSEMPPDEIRYFFRDVAGVFHCDEEAAEGADTSPLSTGPAPPSKGGVVVSVARRVPLVACGSVAVGSATASPPCVLRAALLLAGLCLAARHPRLHWSFWRWWRLTVALYALLPLIALVAACPCVRDAIPKLPLWMGLLIGWSVDASHVDGNALVFSHRHVMLFLCLWLQSCVYNCPQSGTALLRQQGEERLLSETRHAALQRQLLSHMANATEKVVRVDREVCSYLDALRAGDDVVFTCQVCSRRSPDYVEEDGDEHDSDAERVRVSMPSPPSMTPVLEAEEVNEVLDDAGELPRPLLTFPAADGRSNAPTLSSDQAQPPLSRCWRQRCARWLRRICDKLAACTYHPSEYRLSAVAADSSTSTLWLLSQYALRAAVQVVLRHTPFALLGCSVVNSLLTGCLWELIGLCYVVQVALAYHPHPPRLVYKALGVYVGAGVLLKEAASMWTIFGNTNSSLITALSWILLPLKGQDRSSSNSNQVWANVPYSRGPLRYGTLWMDLVTIGVIVLHDRVCIIHGVHVERDQQQSMERDRSDVTAMLEGPASSAGGASLSTSVTAATTVSPSASFLLLTPISHGTSIISAFRALVADYSQNLLTVPGVGEDWYISYTSVDSLALLIVAVYYSRIAGNNNGTLQDNVQNNLLPGPMALLICVSVLQLVMDRMLYVQRSMRLKAIANGVCAISYTLFYWWWRNAVTVSEHATGNVYFALKVVALVLSVTQVCRGFPVHRRRHIFTTHLGSLLSYSFTVYRSLPFLWELRTLVDWTVLRTSLSLQEYLTVEDIYVYVYQCRDRYLEKHRNNEKLGDAVAPLSKWAFGVSRLALVLLALLGPLLYYSTYNPSTVANSATQLNFQLSFFGAYDFFATTVRDNVTTPEGWWTWIERTRPTLGSYGFMAEGKTVQLMEFTSCSSSLWMASPQAVRQVLAGLRAVASNASSAYMLQTLEVSRSVSSTDAAAAASLVNRWPIPWDTAQDLVAILERETSGTRGAAVEDSENSSSSSSSSSSIVVGSASLPFFYSPFVFNRASRIDGLPTSLRFPHRNQHNCTLELNHNTDVALNSLVRYWCLHCAPLFPEGNIPSENSSSAAEWRCLTTGEGCDDFNYEDATGGSGSRTVRASLAAQMNSRVAAKQVPMYMVIISGTVVMGISLLKGIGIVALYTTFVLALGRLLRSVLTNQTSTLLYSNMANPAALQNMVRCMEMAREYGDLRLEHTIYLELVDLLRSAERLFRVTGPLRCMYGDAGHEDLFGLGQVRRRNIRRNPSVEAHEGEAGEGHGDSGVPAAVPHPAQGG